The Phycisphaerae bacterium genome window below encodes:
- a CDS encoding prepilin-type N-terminal cleavage/methylation domain-containing protein, with protein MKRVFHTKSTSRVGRSGSFTLIELLVVVAIVAVLVAILLPALTAARQQGRWAVCLSQCREWGTCFELYLSDNAGVVPYGDPASGMPGTQWFYRPMVYAIPGSWIGFDNPTTYWVGEFRHRRGETTTWHSCRQFGFALYDCPERTAAIGSRPAFWWDVWPDYGLNGFYGLGPEKTNLWTIGSPSQSVLLAEKDGLNWHVTPDYFSPIPNDPNPPSGRHNGRTNVLWADLHAAPHDRDRLGNLTWLWDRE; from the coding sequence ATGAAGCGAGTTTTCCACACCAAATCGACCTCCAGAGTCGGCCGTTCGGGGTCTTTTACGCTGATCGAGCTTCTCGTGGTGGTCGCGATCGTCGCGGTGCTGGTGGCCATTCTGCTCCCGGCTCTGACCGCGGCGCGGCAGCAGGGTCGCTGGGCGGTATGCCTGTCGCAGTGTCGGGAATGGGGAACGTGTTTCGAACTCTACCTGAGCGACAACGCGGGAGTCGTCCCGTATGGCGACCCGGCGTCGGGAATGCCGGGCACGCAGTGGTTCTACCGGCCGATGGTCTATGCCATCCCCGGGTCATGGATCGGGTTCGACAATCCCACGACTTATTGGGTGGGGGAGTTTCGGCACCGTCGTGGCGAGACGACAACGTGGCATTCATGCCGTCAGTTCGGCTTTGCCTTGTACGACTGCCCGGAGCGGACGGCGGCGATCGGGTCTCGGCCGGCATTTTGGTGGGACGTCTGGCCGGACTACGGCCTTAACGGCTTCTACGGGCTTGGGCCCGAAAAGACGAACCTCTGGACGATCGGTTCGCCGTCGCAGTCGGTGCTGCTGGCTGAGAAGGACGGGCTTAACTGGCACGTCACGCCGGATTACTTCAGCCCGATTCCCAACGATCCGAACCCGCCAAGCGGCCGGCACAACGGCCGGACGAACGTCCTGTGGGCCGATCTGCACGCGGCCCCGCACGATCGCGACCGGCTGGGCAATCTGACCTGGCTATGGGATCGGGAGTAG